In Streptomyces sclerotialus, one genomic interval encodes:
- a CDS encoding DUF6508 domain-containing protein, with the protein MSAPVHYIAIAASDGEVVGYAWAGTDDVGWISRKASSSSAYTAATEWYGRLREARERGLAPLGVLEFLGREPGVGPVMAAPDVAAVEELACRVTPADDQRLLAQLDRENPEAWHELADAFDALTDEDRDVKWGGGQKGPSGAIQVPYPLYSEGLDRAIFSLARVGAVTPEHRWMDNPVPQLSPDGRLRPADAVRAATAIVRGERFCDGTIANAVRDGLLDAVAESLRTWYERETAPTGRTAAPAAASAAATSPGTQDATCPASHDTENIITTPPAQPTPPRTGQPQPTPPHANPYAQPQQAQSQYGYPQQPQYGYPQQPQYGMPPAPYGMSPQGGQPYGVPQQGTGPYGGQPGQEACRFCGGMPAVRVTFRAHQGFLILMRFLKYDGPMCGNCGLAVHRAMTTATLWQGWWSPFSLFIFTPFTLIWNLVARRKVSKLPHPAPGQHGQRKDPGKPVYQRPLAYVALIPVLWIFFMIFQGLSQS; encoded by the coding sequence ATGTCCGCCCCCGTGCACTACATCGCCATCGCCGCATCCGACGGAGAAGTCGTCGGATACGCCTGGGCCGGCACCGACGACGTCGGATGGATCAGCCGGAAGGCGAGCAGCAGCAGTGCGTACACGGCGGCGACGGAGTGGTACGGCCGGCTCCGCGAGGCCCGTGAACGCGGGCTCGCCCCCTTGGGCGTCCTGGAGTTCCTCGGCCGCGAGCCCGGCGTGGGCCCCGTCATGGCCGCTCCCGATGTGGCCGCGGTCGAGGAGCTCGCGTGTCGCGTCACCCCCGCCGACGACCAGCGCCTGCTCGCCCAGCTCGACCGGGAGAACCCGGAGGCATGGCACGAACTGGCCGATGCCTTCGACGCGCTCACGGACGAGGACCGGGACGTCAAGTGGGGCGGGGGCCAGAAGGGGCCCAGCGGTGCGATCCAGGTTCCGTACCCCCTTTACAGCGAGGGACTGGATCGCGCGATCTTCTCCTTGGCCCGCGTCGGAGCGGTGACACCCGAACACCGGTGGATGGACAACCCCGTGCCCCAGCTGTCGCCGGACGGGCGACTGCGCCCGGCCGACGCCGTGCGGGCAGCGACGGCGATCGTGCGGGGCGAGCGGTTCTGCGACGGCACCATCGCCAACGCAGTGCGCGACGGCCTTCTGGACGCCGTGGCCGAGTCGCTCCGCACCTGGTACGAGCGGGAGACCGCACCCACCGGACGTACGGCCGCCCCGGCCGCGGCCTCAGCAGCAGCAACGAGCCCGGGAACGCAGGACGCCACCTGTCCGGCTTCACATGACACGGAGAACATCATCACCACACCGCCCGCCCAGCCCACGCCTCCGCGGACCGGTCAGCCGCAGCCCACGCCTCCGCACGCCAACCCCTACGCACAGCCGCAGCAGGCCCAGTCGCAGTACGGGTATCCGCAGCAGCCGCAGTACGGGTATCCGCAGCAGCCGCAGTACGGGATGCCGCCCGCGCCCTATGGGATGTCGCCGCAGGGCGGGCAGCCGTACGGTGTGCCGCAGCAAGGGACGGGGCCCTATGGGGGGCAGCCCGGGCAGGAAGCGTGCAGGTTCTGTGGGGGAATGCCTGCCGTGCGCGTGACGTTCCGCGCGCATCAGGGGTTTCTCATTCTGATGCGGTTCCTCAAGTACGACGGGCCGATGTGCGGGAACTGCGGTCTCGCCGTCCATCGCGCGATGACGACGGCCACGCTGTGGCAGGGCTGGTGGAGTCCGTTCTCGCTGTTCATTTTCACGCCGTTCACGCTGATCTGGAATCTCGTGGCGCGCCGCAAGGTCAGCAAGCTGCCGCACCCCGCGCCGGGGCAGCACGGTCAGCGGAAGGACCCGGGCAAGCCGGTGTATCAGCGGCCGCTCGCGTACGTCGCGCTGATTCCCGTGCTGTGGATCTTTTTCATGATCTTCCAGGGGCTCTCGCAGTCCTGA